A genomic window from Calonectris borealis chromosome 26, bCalBor7.hap1.2, whole genome shotgun sequence includes:
- the LRIF1 gene encoding ligand-dependent nuclear receptor-interacting factor 1 yields MSSRPLGAPRSREERPGSATQFIAGCMYRVVQTTGPDGKNLLKLLPIPKSSGSFVPIVQSSAMPNNSKASISSPVHLTFKTQLANTTAPSSVKIPVFQSPDPGKIVLTRTLDKQESVRAGSEKESLIPKSAANIQSGCVSVDRLSLQNIAVTSSSNQSNTAYMLVNTKSLPVTVKSPVLPSGHHLQIPADAEVKSVPASFLPPAIQQKILAAAATNASGGADSTKMPTVIYVSPVNTVKTVLPKRLQAICPKPATEVSKTLIMTATQKGNSSSPETVTSDGQQCQQTPMKWIVQESPQSSAPCLIPVKSSNNMASKILKTLSDTNNVEVNSANILPLCSSGSGGSQTKITPIKDNALVMYNGKVYLLTKRGSDVLSAQGDKQASSSSDASLKKETSKLIDSTAVNKITNKVVNLVLSKSKGMVLSQKDPKPCTNSKNSSPTGLRNDLKSAPAALVTSSANQQNSTVNQRKSLPFTESISSGVTPTTAVGTQENVCQNGKENIHSPKAASAVLPQSKQECAFSEDWQKIQCEKMDSPAKVIQIKHQEKPHWKQYLELRRKFGLSKEERVYLKRIPLRTSCEKPEERVCSSNSLKRKDDSCSSSSLDVEITNQHQECVKEEKIIVDLEEDLTKKRKIKSSPLSDSGKRRRTSVKSATSPSSENTSSSSSVLNRSVSPPPVLSQQSISADFVTSSLGRDSEQDPYSQYSDVTDSSIPVLVSCEDDTSVLEGSFRDDAFPLTPPDLDETIRDEKIKRLKQLLREREAALEEMRRKMQQS; encoded by the exons atGTCCAGCCGCCCGCTGGGGGCCCCGCGGAGCCGAGAGGAGCGGCCGGGCAGCGCCACGCAGTT CATTGCAGGCTGTATGTACCGAGTAGTTCAGACGACGGGACCAGATGGAAAAAACCTTCTGAAATTACTTCCAATTCCTAAATCTTCTGGAAGCTTTGTGCCAATAGTTCAGTCTTCAGCCATGCCAAATAATTCTAAAGCGAGTATTTCTAGTCCAGTCCATCTTACTTTTAAGACACAGCTTGCAAATACTACTGCACCTTCATCTGTTAAGATACCTGTTTTTCAGTCTCCTGATCCTGGAAAGATTGTTCTTACAAGGACATTAGACAAACAGGAAAGTGTTAGGGCAGGTTCTGAAAAAGAAAGCTTAATTCCAAAATCAGCTGCTAACATCCAGAGCGGTTGTGTTTCAGTTGATAGACTGTCTTTGCAGAACATTGCTGTAACAAGTTCATCTAACCAGAGTAACACTGCATACATGTTGGTAAACACAAAAAGTCTTCCAGTTACTGTGAAGTCTCCAGTACTGCCCTCTGGCCACCACCTCCAAATACCAGCTGATGCAGAAGTGAAATCTGTCCCAGCTTCTTTTTTACCACCTGCAATACAGCAAAAAATACTTGCAGCTGCAGCAACGAATGCGTCTGGAGGAGCTGACAGTACAAAAATGCCAACTGTTATTTACGTGTCACCAGTGAACACAGTGAAAACAGTACTTCCCAAGCGTTTGCAAGCCATTTGCCCAAAACCTGCCACAGAAGTTTCAAAAACATTAATAATGACAGCTACACAAAAGGGAAATAGTTCTTCTCCTGAGACAGTAACATCTGATGGTCAGCAGTGCCAGCAAACTCCAATGAAATGGATTGTGCAAGAAAGTCCACAGTCATCAGCGCCTTGCCTTATTCCTGTAAAGTCATCAAATAATATGGCTTCCAAGATCTTGAAAACTTTGTCAGACACGAATAACGTAGAAGTTAACTCTGCAAATATTTTACCACTCTGTTCTAGTGGTTCTGGTGGAAGCCAAACAAAAATCACACCTATTAAAGATAATGCTCTGGTCATGTACAATGGGAAAGTCTATTTGTTGACCAAAAGAGGCTCTGATGTTCTGTCAGCCCAAGGTGACAAACAAGCATCTTCCTCTTCTGATGCTTCACTTAAAAAGGAGACATCTAAGCTAATTGATTCTACTGCAGTCAATAAAATAACCAATAAAGTAGTGAATCTGGTATTGTCAAAAAGCAAAGGAATGGTGCTATCTCAGAAAGATCCAAAACCATGTACAAActcaaaaaattcttcaccaactGGCTTAAGAAATGACTTAAAATCTGCACCTGCAGCTCTGGTGACATCAAGTGCTAATCAGCAGAATTCCACTGTAAACCAGAGAAAGAGTTTGCCCTTCACCGAGAGCATTTCAAGTGGAGTGACCCCTACTACAGCAGTAGGGACACAGGAAAATGTATGccaaaatggcaaagaaaatattcattccCCCAAAGCAGCAAGTGCTGTTTTACCTCAGTCTAAGCAAGAGTGTGCTTTCAGTGAAGACTGGCAAAAG atcCAGTGTGAAAAGATGGATTCACCGGCAAAGGTTATTCAAATCAAACACCAAGAGAAGCCCCATTGGAAACAATACCTGGAATTAAGGAGAAAATTTGGTCTGTCTAAGGAGGAGAGAGTGTACCTTAAGAGAATACCATTAAGGACCTCCTGTGAGAAACCGGAAGAAAGGGTTTGTTCCAGTAACAGCTTGAAAAGGAAAGATGACTCTTGCAGTTCATCATCGTTAGATGTGGAAATAACAAATCAACATCAAGAATGTGTTAAAGAGGAAAAG ATAATTGTGGATCTGGAAGAGGATTTGactaagaaaagaaagataaaatcctCGCCACTGTCAgacagtgggaagagaaggagaactTCAGTCAAATCAGCCACAAGTCCAAGTTCAGAAAATACCAGCTCAAGTTCCAGCGTACTTAACAGAAGTGTTTCACCTCCACCAGTCTTATCGCAGCAAAGTATTTCCGCAGACTTTGTTACATCGTCTCTAGGGAGGGACTCTGAGCAAGACCCTTACTCTCAATACAGTGACGTTACAGACTCAAGTATTCCAGTTTTAGTGTCTTGTGAAGATGATACTTCAGTTCTTGAAGGTTCTTTCAGAGATGATGCTTTCCCTTTGACTCCTCCAGACTTGGATGAAACAATAcgggatgaaaaaataaaacgACTTAAACAGCTCTTAAGAGAACGAGAAGCGGCACTTGAAGAGATGCGTAGAAAAATGCAGCAAAGCTGA